Proteins from a genomic interval of Papaver somniferum cultivar HN1 chromosome 4, ASM357369v1, whole genome shotgun sequence:
- the LOC113271685 gene encoding cell division protein FtsZ homolog 1, chloroplastic-like, which produces MQSCEKLFSLPSFSLSTRRNSLSTLQSSFSSSSSVHLYSKPYKSKTLVSRYSCSCSFSQDSSPENARIKVVGIGGGGNNAVNRMIGSGLQGVEFYAINTDAQALVQSSAEKRVQIGEQLTRGLGTGGNPELGEQAAEESKSAICEVLADSDLVFVAAGMGGGTGSGAAPVVARLSKDAGYLTVGVVTYPFSFEGRRRSVQALEAIEKLQASVDTLIVIPNDRLLDVAPAQTPLQEAFLLADDVLRQGVQGISDIITIPGLVNVDFADVKAIMKDSGTAMLGVGVSTGKNRAEEAALQATSAPLIERSIERATGVVYNITGGKDLTLQEVNRVSQIVTSLADPSANIIFGAVIDDRYTGEVHVTIIATGFSQTFQKSLFLDPRSSKRESANAKKEAPVPVATASDSGSSTFPTRKRLF; this is translated from the exons ATGCAGAGCTGCGAGAAATTATTTTCTCTTCCCAGTTTTTCCCTATCAACTAGAAGAAATTCCTTGTCTACCCTTCAGtcttcattctcatcttcttCAAGTGTTCATCTTTACTCAAAACCCTACAAATCTAAAACCCTAGTATCGAGATATTCATGTTCTTGTTCATTTTCTCAAGATTCATCTCCTGAGAATGCGAGAATTAAGGTTGTTGGTATTGGTGGTGGCGGTAATAATGCTGTTAATCGGATGATTGGAAGTGGTCTTCAG GGAGTTGAGTTCTATGCTATAAATACTGATGCTCAGGCGTTAGTGCAGTCAAGTGCCGAGAAACGAGTCCAAATAGGGGAACAATTGACTCGTGGTCTAG GTACTGGAGGAAATCCGGAGTTAGGCGAGCAGGCGGCTGAGGAGTCCAAAAGTGCAATCTGTGAAGTCCTTGCTGACTCAGATCTTGTTTTTGTTGCCGCCGGAATGGGAGGTGGAACCGGTTCTGGGGCTGCTCCGGTAGTGGCTCGCTTGTCTAAGGATGCTGGTTACTTGACAGTAGGTGTGGTTACGTACCCATTTAGTTTTGAAGGTCGCAGAAGGTCTGTACAG GCACTTGAAGCTATTGAAAAACTTCAAGCTTCTGTGGACACCCTAATTGTAATACCCAATGATCGGTTGCTCGATGTAGCTCCTGCACAGACACCTCTACAAGAAGCTTTCCTTTTGGCTGACGATGTACTTCGCCAGGGTGTTCAAGGAATCTCAGATATTATAACT ATTCCAGGCTTAGTGAATGTAGATTTTGCGGATGTGAAAGCTATAATGAAAGACTCAGGAACTGCAATGCTTGGTGTTGGGGTGTCCACAGGCAAGAACCGAGCTGAAGAGGCGGCACTACAGGCAACTTCAGCTCCATTGATAGAAAGATCAATTGAGCGGGCTACTGGTGTGGTGTATAATATTACAGGGGGAAAGGACCTAACTTTGCAAGAGGTGAACAGAGTGTCACAG ATTGTAACCAGCTTGGCTGATCCATCTGCCAACATAATATTCGGTGCTGTAATTGATGATAGATACACAGGTGAGGTGCATGTAACCATAATTGCCACTGGGTTTTCCCAAACATTCCAGAAATCTCTTTTCTTGGATCCTCGATCATCTAAGAGGGAATCAGCAAATGCTAAAAAGGAGGCTCCAGTTCCTGTTGCGACAGCATCAGACAGTGGATCCTCAACCTTCCCTACTAGAAAACGACTATTCTGA